Within Candidatus Goldiibacteriota bacterium HGW-Goldbacteria-1, the genomic segment GCATGATAACGGTAAATTATAAAGGCAAAGAGTACCAGGCAGAACAGGGCAAAAGGGCCATAGAAATATTAAAAGAAGCAGAAACAGAGACGTCCGCTTTTCTTGTGGCTTCAATAAACGGAAAATTTATTGACCTTGGCACGCCGTTAAATGAAGGCGGTGAATTAAAGGCATTTACTTTTGAAGACGCGGAAGGAAAACAGGCATTCTGGCACAGCACTTCCCATATCATGGCGGCGGCTGTTAAAAGGCTTTATCCCGATACAAAGGTGACAATAGGGCCTTCCATAGACGAAGGGTTCTATTATGATTTTGACAGGGAAAAGAATTTTGGCGATGATGATCTTGTGAAAATTGAAGAAGAGATGATGAAAGTAATAAAAGAAAACGCGGGATTTTCAAGGCAGGAAATATCAAAGAAAGACGCCATAAAGATGTTTTCTGACATGGGCGAAACCTATAAAATAGAAATCATGGAAGGTATTAATGACGACACGGTAAGCACCTATACCACGGCAGGGTTTACAGACCTTTGCCGCGGGCCTCATATAGGCCTTGCAAAAAAGATAAAAGCGGTAAAACTTTTAAAACTGGCAGGCGCTTACTGGCGCGGCGATGAAAAGAACAAGATGCTTCAGAGGATATACGGCATTTCATTCCCGTCAAAAGAGATGCTGGAACAGTACCTGCACACGGTTGAAGAAGCAAAACAGCGCGACCACAGAAAGCTTGGAAAAGAACTTGATTTATTCTCAACTCATGAAGAGTTTGGGCCCGGCTTAATTTACTGGCACCCTAAGGGCGGCGTTATAAGAAAAGAAATGGAAGATTTCTGGCGCAACGAACACATAAAAAACGGCTATGACCTTATATTCTCCCCGCATATAGCAAAGATTGATTTGTGGAATACTTCGGGGCATACCGGGTTCTACCGCGACAGCATGTTTGACACAATGAACATTGACAAAATGGAATACCAGCTTAAACCCATGAACTGCCCTTTTCATATCCTGATGTACAACAACGGAAAGAAAAGTTACCGTGACCTTCCTTTAAGGTGGGCGGAACTTGGAACTGTTTACAGGTATGAAAAGTCGGGCGTATTGCACGGGCTTATGAGGGTCCGCGGCTTTACACAGGACGACGCGCATATTTTCTGCAGGGAAGACCAGCTGGAATCAGAAATCATAGAAGCGCTGAATT encodes:
- a CDS encoding threonine--tRNA ligase; translation: MGMITVNYKGKEYQAEQGKRAIEILKEAETETSAFLVASINGKFIDLGTPLNEGGELKAFTFEDAEGKQAFWHSTSHIMAAAVKRLYPDTKVTIGPSIDEGFYYDFDREKNFGDDDLVKIEEEMMKVIKENAGFSRQEISKKDAIKMFSDMGETYKIEIMEGINDDTVSTYTTAGFTDLCRGPHIGLAKKIKAVKLLKLAGAYWRGDEKNKMLQRIYGISFPSKEMLEQYLHTVEEAKQRDHRKLGKELDLFSTHEEFGPGLIYWHPKGGVIRKEMEDFWRNEHIKNGYDLIFSPHIAKIDLWNTSGHTGFYRDSMFDTMNIDKMEYQLKPMNCPFHILMYNNGKKSYRDLPLRWAELGTVYRYEKSGVLHGLMRVRGFTQDDAHIFCREDQLESEIIEALNFVMFILRTFGFSEFEVYLSTMPADHIGDDSVWVKAQDALKSALSIAGLKYGTDEGGGAFYGPKIDIKIKDALNRTWQCSTIQVDFNLPERFNINYTGKDGKEHRAIMIHRALMGSLERFFGVLIEHYKGAFPVWLAPKQVMILTITERCDDYAKELAAELKKNNIRVGLDLDSEKIGAKIRKATMDKVPYMLILGDKEVESRTVSVRKRTGEEEKGVDFIKFIEMVTAKIKNKELGI